A single region of the Lotus japonicus ecotype B-129 chromosome 4, LjGifu_v1.2 genome encodes:
- the LOC130712527 gene encoding uncharacterized protein LOC130712527: MDRISSISPEKEECKFNARILRLWTLPSYNNPEITSTMELVLMDAETNKIHASIPNKLLDEFIGKLREGLVYSFRFFDVGNNVGKYRTTRHQYRLNFQTETEVDLIPDKEIPFYDIIGIIVGCYPVIEFEKNGDKCKRMVIDLLIDGKKFDFTLFGHYVDEFNSYFDNDASKNNVLVVQYARVKTFRGIKKSHT, from the exons ATGGACAGAATATCTTCCATAAGTCCAGAAAAGGAAGAATGCAAATTTAATGCTAGAATCTTACGCTTATGGACACTCCCATCATACAACAATCCTGAAATCACTTCAACCATGGAATTGGTGTTAATGGATGCCGAA ACCAATAAGATCCATGCATCAATACCAAACAAACTGTTAGatgaattcattgggaaattgcGGGAAGGCCTGGTATACAGTTTCAGATTCTTTGATGTCGGAAACAACGTTGGAAAATACAGAACAACTCGCCATCAATATCGTCTAAATTTTCAGACTGAAACTGAGGTTGACCTTATACCAGACAAAGAAATACCCTTCTACG ATATCATTGGAATAATTGTTGGCTGTTATCCTGTTATTGAATTCGAAAAAAATGGAGACAAATGCAAAAGGATGGTAATTGATCTTCTTATTGACGG GAAAAAGTTTGATTTTACTCTATTTGGTCACTATGTCGATGAATTCAATTCATACTTTGATAATGATGCATCTAAAAACAATGTTCTGGTGGTACAATATGCAAGGGTTAAAACTTTTAGAGGTATTAAAAaatctcatacttaa